The following coding sequences are from one Epilithonimonas vandammei window:
- a CDS encoding acyl-CoA dehydrogenase family protein, with translation MSTDTKTLDGGEFLVKDITAQEIFSIEELSEEQKMLRDSAKEFIDKEVVPNKERFEKKDYAYTEEVMRKIGEMGFLGIAVPEAYGGLGMGFVTTMLACDYLSGSTGSLATAYGAHTGIGTLPILLYGTEEQKQKYLPDLAAGTKFGAYCLTEPDAGSDANSGKTRAKLSEDGKHYIINGQKMWISNAGFADTFTLFAKIDDDKNITGFVINRSELENPESLTFGEEEHKLGIRASSTRQVFFNDMKIPVENLLGERNNGFKIALNALNVGRIKLAAACLDAQRRILNYSLSYSTERKQFGVSINTFGAIRKKLAEMATGAFVSEAGSYRAAKNVEDKIEELVAGGMNHEQAELKGVEEFAVECSILKVFVSDLAQHTADEGIQIYGGMGFSEDTPMESAWRDSRISRIYEGTNEINRLLAVGMLIKRAMQGKIDLLTPAKNVGKELMSIPSFDIPDYSEYMSEEKEVIKNLKKVFLMVSGSALQKYMMDIEKQQHLLLNASEILNQIYMAESAILRAEKHFSTDSVEAAMARLNLYKAVEIITTNAKEGIVSFSEGDEQRMMLAGLRRFTKYVNTPNPIALTEKIAAHFIAKGSY, from the coding sequence ATGTCAACAGATACAAAAACATTAGACGGCGGAGAATTCTTGGTAAAGGATATCACTGCTCAGGAAATTTTCAGCATCGAAGAATTGTCCGAAGAACAAAAGATGCTTCGTGATTCTGCAAAGGAATTCATAGATAAAGAAGTGGTTCCGAATAAGGAAAGATTCGAGAAAAAAGATTACGCTTATACGGAAGAAGTAATGCGTAAAATCGGGGAAATGGGGTTCTTAGGAATCGCTGTTCCGGAAGCTTACGGCGGTTTGGGAATGGGATTCGTGACTACAATGCTGGCTTGCGATTACCTTTCCGGTTCTACAGGTTCATTGGCAACGGCTTATGGCGCGCACACAGGAATCGGAACACTTCCTATCCTACTTTACGGAACGGAAGAACAAAAGCAGAAATACCTTCCGGATTTGGCGGCTGGAACTAAATTCGGAGCGTATTGCTTGACTGAGCCAGATGCAGGTTCTGATGCCAACAGCGGGAAAACTAGAGCTAAACTTTCGGAAGACGGAAAACATTACATCATCAACGGACAGAAAATGTGGATTTCCAATGCGGGATTTGCTGATACTTTCACTTTGTTTGCTAAGATTGATGATGACAAAAACATCACTGGATTCGTCATCAACCGTTCTGAATTAGAAAATCCGGAAAGTCTGACTTTCGGAGAGGAGGAACACAAATTGGGAATCCGTGCGTCTTCTACACGTCAGGTTTTCTTCAATGATATGAAAATCCCTGTTGAGAACCTTTTAGGCGAAAGAAACAACGGTTTCAAAATCGCATTGAATGCACTTAACGTTGGTCGTATCAAATTAGCTGCGGCTTGTCTGGATGCACAAAGAAGAATCCTTAATTATTCTTTGAGTTATTCTACGGAGAGAAAGCAATTCGGGGTTTCTATCAATACATTTGGAGCGATTCGTAAGAAGCTGGCAGAGATGGCAACCGGTGCTTTCGTGAGTGAAGCTGGTTCTTACAGAGCGGCAAAAAATGTAGAAGACAAAATCGAAGAATTGGTTGCCGGCGGAATGAACCACGAGCAGGCAGAACTGAAAGGTGTGGAAGAATTCGCGGTTGAATGTTCTATCCTGAAGGTTTTCGTATCAGATTTAGCACAACACACAGCAGATGAAGGCATCCAAATCTACGGCGGAATGGGCTTCTCAGAAGATACACCAATGGAATCTGCTTGGAGAGATTCAAGGATTTCCAGAATCTACGAAGGAACCAACGAAATCAACAGACTCTTGGCCGTTGGAATGCTAATCAAACGTGCAATGCAAGGCAAAATCGATTTGTTAACGCCTGCGAAAAATGTCGGAAAAGAATTGATGAGCATTCCGTCTTTTGACATTCCTGACTATTCAGAATATATGTCTGAGGAAAAAGAAGTGATTAAGAACTTGAAGAAAGTGTTCCTGATGGTTTCCGGTTCTGCGCTTCAAAAATATATGATGGACATCGAGAAACAACAACATTTGCTACTCAATGCTTCCGAAATCCTGAACCAAATCTATATGGCAGAATCAGCAATCCTGAGAGCCGAGAAACATTTCTCAACAGATTCTGTTGAAGCAGCAATGGCAAGACTAAATCTTTACAAAGCGGTTGAAATCATCACAACCAATGCTAAAGAAGGTATCGTTTCTTTCTCCGAAGGTGACGAGCAAAGAATGATGTTAGCCGGATTAAGACGTTTTACAAAATACGTGAACACACCTAATCCAATTGCCTTGACGGAAAAGATTGCCGCTCATTTTATTGCGAAAGGTTCTTATTAA
- a CDS encoding four helix bundle protein, translated as MSFKEDNLIQYKTFEFALSIIKFYTICKSQNEYILSKQILRCGTSIGANVEEAIVAQSKKDFISKLSIANKEARETKYWLKLYQSSNLIQIEVDSYLKEIESIINILTKIIKTSSENL; from the coding sequence ATGAGCTTCAAAGAAGATAATTTGATTCAATATAAAACATTTGAATTTGCATTAAGTATAATTAAGTTTTATACGATTTGTAAATCTCAGAATGAATACATTCTTTCAAAGCAGATTCTTCGTTGCGGAACTTCGATTGGTGCAAATGTAGAAGAAGCAATAGTCGCACAATCAAAGAAAGATTTTATCTCAAAACTTTCTATTGCAAATAAGGAAGCGAGAGAAACAAAATATTGGTTGAAGCTTTATCAATCTTCCAATCTTATTCAGATTGAGGTTGATTCTTATTTAAAAGAAATTGAAAGTATAATTAATATTCTAACTAAAATCATCAAAACTTCATCTGAAAATTTATAA
- a CDS encoding acetyl-CoA C-acyltransferase codes for MEAYIVTGYRTAVGKAPKGSLRFTRPDDMAATVIERLMKDVPNLDPARIDDLIVGCAMPEAEQGLNVARLISLMGLDTDKVPGVTVNRYCASGSESIAIASAKIKAGMGDIFIAGGAESMSYIPMGGYKPIPDTDLAKSNPDYYWGMGLTAEAVANEFKVSREEQDQFAYNSHQKAIKAIQEGKFDNQIVPIDVKYNFLDEKEKIQTKEYAFKQDEGPRADTSIEALAKLRPVFAANGSVTAGNSSQTSDGAAFTMVMSERMVKELNLTPVARLLSYSTVGVPPRIMGIGPMYAIPKALEQAGLKQSDIDLFELNEAFASQSVAILRELNINPEIVNVNGGAIALGHPLGCTGTKLTVQLLDEMKRRNSKYGVVTMCVGTGQGAASVFELL; via the coding sequence ATGGAAGCATATATAGTAACAGGATACAGAACAGCAGTTGGTAAAGCGCCGAAAGGTTCTTTGCGTTTTACCCGTCCGGATGATATGGCGGCAACTGTAATAGAACGTCTGATGAAAGATGTTCCAAATCTTGACCCAGCTCGCATCGATGACTTAATTGTCGGTTGTGCAATGCCGGAAGCAGAACAAGGACTGAATGTCGCAAGACTCATTTCATTAATGGGATTAGACACCGACAAAGTTCCTGGCGTAACAGTAAACAGATACTGCGCCTCAGGTTCAGAATCGATTGCAATTGCCTCTGCAAAAATCAAAGCCGGAATGGGCGATATTTTCATTGCAGGAGGTGCAGAAAGTATGTCTTATATCCCAATGGGTGGTTACAAACCGATTCCGGATACGGATTTGGCAAAATCAAACCCCGATTATTATTGGGGAATGGGATTAACAGCAGAAGCGGTTGCCAACGAGTTCAAAGTAAGTCGTGAGGAACAAGACCAATTTGCTTATAACTCTCATCAGAAAGCGATTAAAGCTATTCAAGAAGGGAAATTCGACAATCAGATTGTTCCGATTGATGTTAAATACAATTTTCTTGACGAAAAGGAAAAAATCCAAACCAAAGAATACGCATTTAAACAAGACGAAGGTCCGAGAGCTGATACTTCGATTGAAGCTTTGGCAAAATTACGTCCGGTTTTCGCAGCTAATGGTTCTGTAACCGCAGGTAATTCTTCTCAAACTTCTGACGGTGCTGCTTTTACAATGGTAATGTCCGAAAGAATGGTGAAAGAATTAAACTTGACTCCAGTAGCAAGACTTCTCTCCTATTCCACAGTTGGTGTTCCTCCAAGAATTATGGGAATCGGACCAATGTATGCCATTCCTAAAGCTTTGGAACAAGCTGGACTAAAACAATCTGACATCGATTTGTTTGAATTGAACGAAGCTTTTGCTTCTCAATCCGTTGCCATTTTAAGAGAATTGAACATCAATCCTGAAATCGTAAATGTAAACGGAGGCGCAATTGCACTTGGGCATCCACTTGGTTGTACAGGAACTAAATTGACTGTTCAACTTCTTGACGAAATGAAACGCAGAAACAGCAAATATGGCGTTGTGACAATGTGTGTTGGAACAGGTCAAGGCGCAGCGAGTGTATTCGAACTTCTTTAA
- the tnpA gene encoding IS200/IS605 family transposase, giving the protein MANTYTQIYIQIVFAVKGRQHLIPKENREELHKFISGIVSNRGQKLFSIFAMPDHVHILVSLSPSISISDLVRDIKAGSSKFINDKNWINGKFNWQEGYGAFSYSKSSVDAVVKYILNQEEHHKNKSFKEEYLDFLNKFEIEYDSKYLFDWIE; this is encoded by the coding sequence ATGGCAAATACCTACACCCAAATTTATATTCAAATTGTTTTCGCTGTCAAAGGAAGACAACACTTGATTCCCAAAGAGAATCGGGAAGAATTGCATAAGTTTATTTCAGGTATTGTTTCCAATAGAGGACAAAAATTATTTTCAATCTTTGCGATGCCAGACCACGTCCATATTCTTGTAAGTTTGAGTCCGAGTATTTCTATTTCTGATTTAGTAAGAGATATTAAAGCAGGTTCTTCTAAATTTATTAATGACAAAAATTGGATTAATGGAAAATTTAATTGGCAAGAAGGCTATGGTGCATTTTCATATTCTAAAAGCAGTGTGGATGCTGTCGTGAAATATATTTTAAATCAGGAAGAACATCATAAAAACAAATCTTTTAAAGAAGAATATTTAGATTTTCTCAACAAGTTTGAAATTGAATATGATTCAAAATATTTATTCGATTGGATTGAATAA
- a CDS encoding 3-hydroxyacyl-CoA dehydrogenase/enoyl-CoA hydratase family protein, producing the protein MNRKIKHVTVLGSGVMGSGIACHLAGNGIQVLMLDMPPKDSENADKKTRNSVAQGHLNNALKSNPSPIYDKSFASRITVGNFEDDLEKIKNSDWVIEVIVERLDIKQSMFEKVDKLRKPGTLVTSNTSGIPIHLMSEGRSEDFQKHFCGTHFFNPPRYLKLFEVIPGPKTDKSVIDFFMSYGEKFLGKTTVLCKDTPGFIGNRIGVYSMAKIMELTEEIGLTIEEADSLTGDLLNRPKTGTFKLGDLVGLDTAFNVTKGLQANLKDDEMVQALKDSKTLNFLIENKFLGDKAKKGFYYKEKDAGGNVNRFVLNYETLGYEPTKQPKLPIVASAKEAGSLKNRLPILLKDQSKAGELIRKHFASLFAYVSQRVPEITDVFYSIDDAMKTGYAWKYGPFENWDFVGIQKGIDLVESEGYKVADWVKEMVASGNESFYKLENGKQLFYNQNTKTYEPIPGQDAFIILNNIRKEKTVWSNSESALIDLGDGILNFEFRSKMNSLGGGVLEGLNKSIDIAEKDYRGLVVGNQAENFSVGANLAMVMMMAVEQDWYELNMAIAMFQQTSMKLRYSSIPVIAAPFGMTLGGGCEFSMHSDKIVAAAETYIGLVEVGVGLIPGGGGTKEFALRALKGTLPDDVKTNHLRNYFMNIATAKVATSAHEAKQMGILTDKDIIVVNKDRQIAEAKRQAIVLDELGYTPPVPEKVKVLGNEAMGMFYVGTDQMVAGGYASEHDRKIANKIGYVMTGGNLSEQTEVSEQYLLDLEREAFLSLCGERKTLERIGGMLKTGKPVRN; encoded by the coding sequence ATGAACAGAAAAATTAAACACGTTACAGTGCTTGGTTCCGGCGTTATGGGTTCCGGCATCGCCTGCCATTTGGCAGGAAACGGCATTCAGGTTTTGATGTTGGATATGCCTCCGAAAGATTCGGAAAATGCCGACAAAAAAACAAGAAACAGCGTTGCGCAAGGTCATCTTAACAACGCTTTGAAAAGTAATCCTTCACCAATCTATGACAAATCTTTCGCTTCCAGGATCACTGTTGGAAACTTTGAAGATGATTTGGAAAAGATCAAAAATTCGGATTGGGTGATTGAAGTGATAGTTGAGAGATTGGACATCAAACAATCGATGTTTGAAAAAGTGGACAAACTTCGCAAACCGGGAACTTTGGTTACATCCAACACATCCGGAATTCCGATTCATTTGATGTCAGAAGGAAGGTCAGAAGACTTCCAGAAACATTTCTGTGGAACGCACTTTTTCAATCCACCGAGATATTTGAAATTATTTGAAGTGATTCCAGGTCCGAAAACGGATAAATCTGTGATTGATTTCTTTATGTCTTACGGCGAAAAATTCCTGGGAAAAACCACCGTTCTTTGTAAAGATACACCAGGATTTATCGGAAACAGAATTGGTGTTTATTCCATGGCAAAGATTATGGAATTGACGGAAGAAATCGGTTTAACGATTGAAGAAGCGGATTCTTTGACTGGAGATTTACTGAATCGTCCAAAAACAGGAACTTTCAAATTGGGAGATTTGGTTGGATTGGACACCGCTTTCAATGTAACCAAAGGACTTCAAGCCAATCTTAAAGACGATGAAATGGTTCAGGCTCTTAAAGATTCCAAAACTCTGAATTTCCTGATTGAAAATAAATTTCTTGGTGATAAAGCAAAAAAAGGATTTTATTATAAAGAAAAAGATGCTGGTGGAAATGTGAATCGTTTCGTTCTTAATTATGAAACGCTGGGCTACGAACCAACAAAGCAACCGAAACTTCCTATCGTTGCTTCAGCGAAAGAAGCCGGAAGTTTGAAAAACCGTTTACCGATTTTATTGAAAGACCAATCCAAAGCCGGAGAATTGATTAGAAAACATTTTGCTTCATTGTTCGCTTATGTTTCTCAAAGAGTTCCGGAAATTACGGATGTGTTCTACTCTATCGATGATGCTATGAAGACTGGTTATGCCTGGAAATATGGACCATTCGAAAACTGGGATTTTGTAGGAATCCAAAAAGGAATTGACTTGGTTGAAAGTGAAGGTTACAAAGTGGCCGATTGGGTTAAGGAAATGGTGGCTTCTGGAAACGAATCATTCTACAAACTGGAAAACGGAAAGCAGTTATTCTACAATCAGAATACAAAAACTTACGAGCCAATTCCAGGTCAGGATGCTTTCATTATTCTAAATAATATCAGAAAAGAAAAAACAGTTTGGTCTAATTCCGAATCTGCTTTGATTGACCTTGGCGATGGTATTTTGAACTTCGAGTTCCGTTCAAAAATGAACTCTCTTGGAGGAGGCGTTTTGGAAGGTCTTAATAAATCTATCGACATTGCTGAGAAAGATTACAGAGGTTTGGTTGTAGGAAATCAAGCTGAAAATTTCTCAGTCGGCGCTAATCTGGCAATGGTAATGATGATGGCAGTTGAGCAAGATTGGTACGAACTGAATATGGCGATTGCAATGTTCCAGCAGACTTCTATGAAGTTGAGATATTCATCAATTCCTGTCATTGCTGCTCCGTTTGGGATGACTCTCGGCGGTGGCTGCGAATTCTCTATGCACTCGGATAAAATCGTAGCAGCAGCGGAAACCTACATCGGTTTGGTTGAAGTTGGTGTTGGTCTGATCCCTGGTGGTGGCGGAACAAAAGAATTTGCTTTGAGAGCGCTTAAAGGAACTCTTCCCGATGATGTTAAAACCAATCATTTGAGAAATTACTTTATGAATATTGCAACGGCAAAAGTGGCGACTTCTGCTCACGAAGCTAAGCAAATGGGAATTTTGACAGATAAAGATATCATCGTTGTAAACAAAGACAGACAGATTGCAGAAGCCAAACGTCAGGCGATTGTTTTGGATGAATTAGGATATACGCCGCCGGTTCCTGAGAAAGTAAAAGTTCTAGGAAACGAAGCAATGGGAATGTTCTATGTAGGAACAGACCAAATGGTTGCAGGTGGTTACGCATCAGAACACGACAGAAAAATCGCCAACAAAATCGGTTATGTAATGACTGGCGGCAATCTTTCTGAACAGACAGAAGTTTCTGAACAGTACTTATTGGATTTGGAAAGAGAAGCATTCCTCTCACTTTGTGGCGAGAGAAAAACTCTTGAAAGAATTGGTGGAATGTTAAAAACAGGGAAACCGGTAAGAAATTAG
- a CDS encoding MarR family winged helix-turn-helix transcriptional regulator — MEKKNSEKVESVDLMLKSAWLAVSKMYSDQASLYNSTAVQALTLLKIDPKEGTRSTNLGPKMAIEPTSLTRIIKLLEDNGYIYKEKTTTDKREVIIKLTEKGVNSRNLSKEVVVNFNKKVVERIAPDKFEVFKEVMTDILKIANELNHKK; from the coding sequence ATGGAAAAGAAAAATTCAGAAAAAGTCGAAAGTGTTGACTTGATGTTAAAGTCGGCTTGGTTAGCGGTCTCGAAAATGTATTCGGATCAGGCTTCCCTGTATAATTCAACTGCAGTTCAAGCATTGACGTTACTTAAAATTGACCCAAAAGAAGGAACAAGAAGCACAAACCTTGGTCCTAAAATGGCGATTGAGCCTACTTCTTTGACGAGAATCATCAAACTTCTCGAAGACAACGGTTATATCTACAAAGAAAAAACTACGACAGATAAACGAGAAGTCATTATCAAACTGACGGAAAAAGGCGTCAATTCCAGAAATCTTTCAAAAGAAGTTGTCGTTAATTTCAATAAAAAAGTGGTTGAAAGAATTGCTCCAGATAAATTTGAAGTTTTCAAAGAAGTAATGACAGACATCCTGAAAATTGCAAACGAACTTAATCATAAAAAATAA
- a CDS encoding ABC transporter ATP-binding protein — protein sequence MFLEIKEVIIGYTNPLVSEIDSSLELGEVCLLMGNNGIGKTTLIKSILGQNKLLKGEISINGKSLQKLNSNEIASQIAIVFSKAEIPDNYTVTDLISLGKYIHYPYYFKLNKTDKKEIAEIINKLNLSEYQYKKLSELSDGNLQKAFIGRSLAQNSPFIILDEPTTHLDEENKLMILSLLRNLAKSENKLILFSSHDWRLAKEFSDKIWWIKDKKLISGISEEVILSNPELIAPKILQFNEAFHAPQIDAPKLEKEMMFSYLQKNFSQDLRKIKLIFKNDFWELNSEDFYDNCHNLSEIKQSLQTLIKTSNSN from the coding sequence ATGTTTTTAGAAATAAAAGAAGTAATAATCGGTTACACGAATCCTTTGGTTTCGGAGATTGATTCGTCTTTAGAATTAGGCGAAGTTTGTCTATTGATGGGAAATAACGGCATTGGAAAAACAACTTTAATCAAATCTATTCTTGGACAAAATAAGCTTTTGAAAGGCGAAATTTCTATCAATGGAAAATCTCTTCAAAAACTGAATTCAAACGAAATAGCTTCTCAAATTGCCATTGTTTTTTCTAAAGCTGAAATTCCAGATAATTACACCGTTACAGATTTAATTTCGCTAGGGAAATACATTCATTACCCTTATTATTTTAAATTAAATAAAACTGATAAGAAGGAAATTGCTGAAATTATCAACAAACTTAATCTATCAGAATATCAATATAAAAAGCTATCCGAATTATCAGACGGGAATCTTCAAAAAGCTTTTATAGGAAGATCTTTGGCGCAGAATTCTCCATTTATTATTCTGGATGAACCAACCACGCATTTGGATGAAGAAAACAAACTAATGATTCTTTCACTTCTCAGAAATCTTGCAAAATCTGAAAACAAACTAATTCTTTTCTCATCTCACGATTGGCGATTGGCAAAGGAATTTTCCGATAAAATTTGGTGGATTAAAGATAAAAAACTCATCAGCGGAATTTCCGAAGAAGTTATTCTCAGCAATCCTGAATTGATTGCGCCAAAGATTTTACAGTTTAATGAAGCCTTTCATGCTCCCCAAATAGATGCGCCAAAATTGGAAAAAGAAATGATGTTTTCTTATCTCCAAAAAAACTTCTCTCAAGATTTGCGAAAAATCAAATTGATATTTAAAAATGATTTTTGGGAACTAAATTCGGAGGATTTTTATGATAATTGTCATAATTTATCTGAAATTAAACAGTCTCTGCAAACATTGATTAAAACAAGCAATTCTAACTAA
- a CDS encoding GxxExxY protein, with the protein MTENELSKIVFDVGLKIHKKLGPGLFENVYEECLFYELQKQGLKVEKQIILPIIYEELKIENAFRIDILVESKLILEIKAVEYINPSHKAQLLTYLKMTDCKLGLLINFNEETFKAGVSRVINGYF; encoded by the coding sequence ATGACAGAAAATGAATTATCAAAAATAGTTTTTGACGTTGGACTCAAGATTCATAAAAAATTAGGTCCTGGATTATTTGAAAACGTTTATGAAGAATGTTTGTTTTATGAATTACAGAAGCAAGGCTTAAAAGTTGAAAAACAAATAATATTACCAATAATTTATGAAGAACTGAAAATAGAAAACGCCTTTCGTATTGATATTTTAGTTGAATCAAAATTAATCTTAGAAATCAAAGCAGTTGAATATATAAACCCTTCTCACAAAGCACAACTACTAACTTATCTGAAAATGACAGATTGCAAATTAGGTTTACTTATCAACTTTAATGAAGAAACATTTAAAGCAGGCGTTTCCAGAGTAATAAATGGTTATTTTTAG
- a CDS encoding FecCD family ABC transporter permease: MKRFPVLVILIILFAIIAFFINLNIGFAKLNFSDFFNSESENFQIAGFRINRALAMLLAGIAIPTSGFLLQEYFKNPLAGPDVLGITSVSSLFVAFYIFFSQNIVIPDFLQNSFISFASIVGSIILMMILLLFSNRFRDKSFIIIFGFLISALAGAVVSFLQFYVESQSLKNYILWTFGANNQASLIQILILTVLIIIGLIFTFKSIKPLIGNALGVAYAQSFGISQPKLKISIIVASSLLSASVTAFLGPILFIGVVVPHFCRMIWNPAQLWHQWVLNMILGIFIMQIFSIISELSQFPINIITTFFGIPVILLMLMRKV; the protein is encoded by the coding sequence ATGAAACGTTTTCCTGTTTTGGTTATTTTAATAATCCTTTTTGCGATTATTGCTTTTTTCATCAATCTCAATATAGGTTTTGCAAAACTGAATTTTTCTGATTTTTTCAATTCAGAATCTGAGAATTTTCAAATTGCCGGTTTCAGGATTAATCGTGCTTTAGCAATGCTTCTGGCAGGAATTGCCATTCCAACTAGTGGGTTTCTTTTGCAGGAATATTTCAAAAATCCTTTGGCTGGACCAGATGTTTTGGGAATCACTTCGGTTTCTAGTTTGTTTGTGGCATTTTATATTTTCTTTTCACAAAATATTGTCATTCCTGATTTTTTGCAGAACAGTTTTATCAGTTTTGCATCCATCGTGGGAAGCATTATTCTGATGATGATTTTGCTCTTATTTTCGAATCGGTTTCGGGATAAAAGTTTCATTATTATTTTCGGCTTTTTGATTTCAGCTTTGGCTGGCGCTGTGGTTTCTTTTCTTCAGTTTTATGTGGAAAGTCAAAGTCTGAAAAATTATATTTTATGGACTTTTGGAGCGAATAATCAAGCGAGTTTAATTCAGATTTTGATTCTTACAGTTTTAATTATTATTGGTTTGATTTTCACTTTCAAATCGATAAAACCATTAATAGGAAATGCTCTTGGAGTAGCTTACGCACAGAGTTTTGGGATTAGTCAACCGAAACTAAAAATCAGTATCATTGTAGCTTCTTCCCTACTTTCAGCTTCGGTTACGGCTTTTTTAGGACCGATTTTGTTTATTGGCGTTGTCGTTCCGCATTTTTGCAGAATGATTTGGAATCCAGCGCAACTTTGGCATCAATGGGTTCTGAATATGATTTTGGGCATTTTTATAATGCAGATCTTTTCAATTATTTCTGAGTTGAGCCAATTTCCTATTAATATTATTACAACGTTTTTTGGGATTCCTGTGATATTGCTGATGTTAATGAGGAAGGTTTAA
- a CDS encoding TlpA family protein disulfide reductase, translating into MRKFLIYSVLSISLLACKKNDEKVAETEAKEDSIKVEPIKSEADVAELTELSPEKISEVLKSNHSDTLYVTNFFATWCGPCMQEIPHFRKKMDELAGKPVKFTFVSLDNKTDWASKVSDFADEYELRNHIVLLDGNLLNTSFFKQNFKTWGGESIPFTLMTKGNESDETIGSMTEEALNEKIEKFLK; encoded by the coding sequence ATGAGAAAATTCCTGATATATTCTGTTTTATCAATCAGCCTTTTAGCTTGTAAAAAGAACGATGAAAAAGTTGCTGAAACCGAAGCCAAAGAAGATTCGATAAAAGTTGAGCCTATAAAATCTGAAGCCGATGTTGCCGAACTGACAGAACTTTCTCCTGAAAAAATCTCGGAAGTTTTGAAGTCCAATCATTCTGATACGCTTTATGTGACCAACTTCTTCGCAACTTGGTGTGGGCCGTGTATGCAGGAGATTCCGCATTTCAGAAAGAAGATGGACGAATTGGCAGGAAAACCCGTGAAATTCACGTTTGTAAGTCTCGATAACAAAACAGATTGGGCAAGCAAAGTGAGCGATTTTGCAGATGAGTACGAACTTAGAAATCATATCGTTTTATTGGACGGAAATCTGCTGAACACTTCTTTTTTCAAACAAAATTTCAAAACTTGGGGTGGTGAATCTATTCCGTTTACCTTGATGACCAAAGGGAATGAATCGGATGAAACCATAGGGTCTATGACGGAAGAAGCTCTTAATGAGAAAATCGAAAAATTCTTAAAATAA
- a CDS encoding zeta toxin family protein has translation MKEQNLYIIAGCNGAGKTTASFTILPEILDCKEFVNADEIAKGLSPFQPEKVAFESGRIMLNRIDELFSQNENFAFETTLATKTYKQKILKAKEQGYNTTLLFFWLKNPELAIERVKIRVKEGGHHIPEDVIRRRYYNGILNLFNIYLPIVNHTLIFDNSEGKHILIAEKNSETEINIYNQEKFNELKNYYDNRK, from the coding sequence TTGAAAGAACAAAATCTTTACATCATTGCTGGTTGTAATGGTGCTGGAAAAACCACTGCTTCTTTTACAATTCTGCCCGAAATATTGGATTGTAAAGAATTTGTAAATGCAGATGAAATTGCAAAAGGGCTCTCACCTTTTCAGCCAGAAAAAGTGGCATTTGAGTCTGGAAGAATTATGCTTAATCGTATTGATGAGTTATTTTCACAAAACGAAAATTTTGCATTTGAAACAACCTTAGCAACCAAAACTTATAAACAAAAAATTCTGAAAGCAAAAGAACAAGGTTACAATACAACACTTCTTTTCTTTTGGTTAAAAAATCCTGAATTGGCGATTGAACGCGTAAAAATAAGAGTCAAAGAAGGTGGACATCATATTCCTGAAGATGTAATTAGAAGAAGATATTACAACGGAATTCTCAATTTATTCAACATATATCTTCCAATTGTAAATCACACTTTGATTTTTGATAATTCTGAAGGCAAGCATATTCTCATTGCTGAAAAAAATTCGGAGACCGAAATCAATATTTACAATCAAGAAAAATTTAACGAATTAAAAAACTATTATGACAACAGAAAATAA